The sequence AACCTTTGAGCCTGGAGAACGGAGAGGTCTCTAGGTCTCCAAGGGGAGGGAGCTGACccgcgtgtgtgtgtggggggtgtgtgtgggggggtggcaTCTAGGCAGAGAGTGGTGTGTGGCAGGGGAGCTGGGCACAGGATACATCCTAGAGTCATCCCTAGGGCTGGCTGGCCCAAGGGCTCCCTGCCTCCCCGAGCACAGAGCCTGGTGAGGGGCAGCCTCCTCTGGACTAGGAAGCAGGGAGTCACCGGCAGCCATCACTGGTGCTTCACTCGGCGATGGCTGCTTTACAAGGCACACACCGTCACCCCCACACCACCACGTCTCCACGATCCCACTTCATTTATTACCAAAATATCACAGAATTCCAGTCATAGTTAACATACAGAGATTAACACAAACCTGATACCTGCGGGAAGGACTATGTATTCGGACAATCGCGTTTTGGAATTGTAAGGCCCCACACCGTGAGCACTCCGTACTCCAAAAATACACTCTGAGAGCTTTGGAAACTGAATTAAAATGTCTACACAGCTATGAACAAttgtttaataaaactttttcatgttttcattacatgtaaatatatcaATTTGGCATCTCTATAAAAACTCTGAAAATGGTGCAAAAGTTTCATTCTCTTTGAGAAAGCCATTGACAAAAAATATTCACACTTcactaaaattttgaaaaatggtcTTCTTTCAAAGCTTCTTTATTAATCTGAAGTCTTCTGGATTATCAAAATCTAAGTTTGCTTTTTCCTCCTAAAACACTAAAGAACATTTATTCACAAGGATAAAAAGGCAAACTGGGGGGATGGAAAACTGAGGaggactttttttcccctgaaaataaagaaaaagaaagaaagaaaaaaaagaaaagaaaaaaaaaataagctagtTACATAAGCAATCTCCAAAGAACACAATGGGATTCATTTTATTGTTGGCTTTTggacagcagtgtcacactttattgaAAACAAACCCAtgtaaaaacaaagttaaaatgaaaaatggtacctgaaaaataaattactttataTAAAACAAACCAATAACTTAAAACATACTAATATACAAAAGGTCTACCCATCTACTGTACAACGTGGGAACCACTTGGGAAAGTGCCCCCCACCGGCCCAGAGCAAGTCACTACAGACGGAACGTCACACAGCACAGACGTGGCCCCAAGCAACGGACAAGACTTCTCTCCTGGCAGAAGTGAGACACAGTCCTCCCGGGTCGCTGCAGACCACCGGTCAGCCTAACTTCGGTCCTCACGGGGACTTACGAGGAGTTAGTTATTTAACGACCAAGCAGAACACTGAACTCTTGTCACCAAAAGGTTGTGGAAAAATACAATCGTTAAGAAGTCAGAGGCGAACTCAAAAGGCGTGGAAATGTGAACCCTGCTGGGGGTCCTACGGCCGTTGCAAGAAAGCGTCAGTTCCCGCTGCCACTCAGCGGAGGGCTCTCAGGACTTGGGGTGAGGACAGGGCCTGGGAATCTGATGAGCAGCAGGTGTTTCCTGAGGAGCTGCCTCAGGTCCCAGGAGGTACCGTGGGTCCTGGGAAGATGGGAGGGATTTCAGatggagggctggggtgggggtcatGGGGTGGAAGAGGGGCCCTTGGTGGCTTGGTCTCATTCTCTGTGATCCAGCCCAGGACGGCTGTGGAAAGCACAGGGAAGTTGGGTCAGGCAGGGACGGATGTGAAATGGGACAGCCGGGGGACATGAACTCTGATTTTCAAGGCCAACGGCAAGCTGGGGTGAGTCCACAGCCCTAGTCTGGAGGCCAACAGGGCGAGTTACTGCCCATGGCTGCCTCGGGCTTCTCACGTCTGTCTGATCCAGCAGGGCTTCCCTACCGCAGTTGCCAGCTCACAAGGACCGGCCCCCTACAGCAGCGAGGTTCAGAGCCTGGAAGGCGGGTTTCCAGCACTAACGCCAAGCGCAGACTCTCGGAGGTTAAGGCAGCTGCCCTTGGCGAGGGAAAGACTAACCTTGGAATAAGGAAGGTGCCGCTGGCTGCGAAAGCCCAGCCTTTGGCTATTCTGGCAAGaggggggcggtgggggagggTGTTGCAGTCACGGGATGTGTGACCAGAGGCACAGCCAGCACAGAAAACCACAGCTTGGCGTATTACATTGAAAACCTAGAGAGAGGCAGAGCTGAAGGGTAAAGAATGGATTACTTGACTGGAACCAGGTGCAGAGAGGTGCAGCTGCTGAGTGAACAACTAGGAGGGCCAGTCACACAGGCCGAGAGAGAATTCAGTCAGAGTCTCTTTGGTATCTATGTGCCAAACCAAAGTTTTCATAAATTAACATCATCTATCCTCAactctttttcaaaattctcaaagaaaaGGAGAGCATTCATTTCACAAGATACAAATATGACTgatctaggttaaaaaaaaatttttttttaaacatggtttCTTTCGGATtgtgacttgaaaaaaaaaaagaggtcttcCTTTTGCAAACAAGCTTAGAGATGTAATGAGCTTTTCGGACCCAGGGCCAGCATCTGGGACTCCCGTGGCAGTGACGATTACTTCTCGGAAGCAGAACGTGTCAAAGGCAGTATCCTCCTGCACACTCACAAATTAAAACTCCCCAAGAAACACATGAGGGTTTTTAGCCAGAAGGCTGTTCTGAGCAGGGACCGCGTAAAACGAGACATTTACTGAGATACTCTGGGCAACTCGCAGGGGTCCGTATGCGCTTCACAGTTCCATCTCATGTGTGCTACCATCAGGAAAACCAATGTGATCCCAATAAAACAGAGGGGACGAGGGGGCGAGGGGGCGGGCTGTGAGCCTGTCACTCCCAGTGCAGGCCCCTGACAGAATTCTCGTAGGACACTGCACGCCAGCGTGGGCTGGCAGGAGTGTGTCAGCAAGGAGGCCTTAGGGTCACTCCGAGGACGGGGAACCTCACCTGCTCTGAGAAGATGTTGGCCCAAGGCTGGCACGACCTGCATGGTGTATTTTTCTAGGACAGCATCCCGGCCCTGGGGTGTGGAGTGCTCTGGGGTACACACAGCGGGGACCCTCTTCATGTCAAATCTGGGCAAATGGGCCTTGGATCCAGGAGGAGGCACGTAAGCTGGCTTGGACTTAGAATCTGGAAGATTCTACAGGAGGGAGGAGGCCCTCCGTGGCACTTGGCCAACTTGGGAGACAAGGCCTCAAGGGATGAATTTGGCCCTTTGTGGGGTAAGAAGAGGGTTGCGTGGTAAACTGGGGAGGCTCAGGTAAGTGGCTGGCTGCCCCTCAGTAAAGCatgagggaagggatggggggACGGGCAGCCTAAAATGGTTGAGGGCGGGGGGCGGTTTTAGAACACTGACCCACTCTGCGGAAGGTTGTGCCTACAGCCCAATGACTtccacttaaataaataaataaataaataatgccgCAATTCCATGATAGCGATAACTAAAAAACAGCCTATCGTTCACACGCTTTATTAGTCTCTTGTGTCAAGGTTAAAAACCGCTGGTACTAAATTATGGTGGTTTTGATTCTCTCATACACTggttatttataaaaaaaatcacatcatgCTCCTGAGGAGTTGCCCGGAGACTGGGGCCCTGCCTGTTTACCTCTCAGGCCCTCTCTCGGACTCTCCCTGCCCACTTCCCATTTGGAAAAAAACACCACCTGTGAGAGCGCAATCCTAACATCATAGATCCGTAAATGCTTTGTCTTGAGGCAAGTATATTTGCTGCTTAAAATTTTACGAATCCTCCCTGAATGCTGGGCTGTCTGTACCTTACctagccaaaaagaaagaaaaggtaaaataaaaaacaaaacaaaattcgagcaaaacaaaatcaaatttaatGGTCTTAAatgcaaaagtaaaaacaaacaaaaaacacaaaaaagcaaaagaaaattaacagaACAACCCAAAACGTCAAGGCAGTTATGAAGAGAACTTTGAGGGTTAATCTTTAAAACTACAAAtcaaaggattttttttgttgttgttgtttgctttttgttaatAGGTAACTGTCAGGAAGTAAGTACTTTTCTGTTGAGTGTTCACAGGAGAGGAAAGTTTCAAAACAAAACCTGACTAAAATAGAAAAAAGCCTAGCGCTCACGAGAAGGGATGCGAGAAATACAATGCTCAAATGTTTCTGTGTTGTTAAAAAATAGAGCTATCTGACGCATTGGAGCTGTGGTCAATGCGCTCGGAAACTGGAGCGAAGACAGGGTCGACAGTATCCACTGTTGTGGGGGCACTGTGCATGCAACGTGTGGACAGGAATTCGGGGTGTCGGAGGAGCAAGGCATCTTGAGGCGTGCCTGCAGCTGAGATCTGACTCTGGAATATACTGGAGTTCCCCTGAAACTCTTTGGTCCGTTCCCATTGGAGCCTGGGCATAGGAGACCCCTTGTGTCCTCCGCAGGGCCTGGCCCGGCCCGGCGTGCGGTCCCCCTCCCGCCGGTGGCCCATGGCAGACTGGCCCGCTGCCGCAGCCAGGGCCCCTCGGCTGAGTGAGCAGCAGGTGGCAATGGGACCTGCTTGGGAAAGCAATTTCCTGTCAACCGAAGCAGAAATCGCTTAAAATGTGGAAGCGGTTGAGAAAAACACGCACTCAGCATCTGTCTAACATCTTTAGGAACTAAAACTAAAACATCGTTTCTGTTTGCTTGTTGGTTTCTATCCAGTTTGTGGAGACATTGAATGAAACGCGTGTTAGACAGTCTCGGAAGTTAAAGCATGCTTCAGTTTCACCACCATCCCGAGGGACTGGTTAGTCAATGCAGTCTATTTAGATTtctgtttaatatatattttaaaggaaataacttAAGAAACTTAAAATTGGTCTAACATTGTGGGATTTCAAACATTTGAACATGTCGGCTGCATCCCAAGAGTATAAAAACCTTTTCACTTCTCATTTAGACTAAGACAAACACTTGTGAAAATTGGCGCAAAATGAGTTGTACACTAACAAAAAAGTTTCAACTTCTTCACTCTTAATTATCTATTCCGTACAAAAAAAAAAGCGTGAGCGAGTTATTTGTGGGACTTGTTGGTTTTGAAGGAGACCTGCAAGATTTTGTCCCCCAGGCGGTAGCCGTTCAGACTTGCTATGGCCATGGCGGCCTCTTCATAGTTTGTCATGGTCACAAAGCCAAAGCCTTTGCACTTGTTGGTGTTGAAGTCGCGAATCACTTTCACATTGGTAACGGCGCCAAACGGGCCGAACATCTGCCAGAGGATCCCCTCATCGGCATCCTGGCCCAGGTTGTAGATGAAGATGCACCAGCCCGAAGAAGCGTTGCCCGGGACATTGACACCAGAAAGCCCACTCATGTGATCTACACCCATGGGGGAGAACCTAGCAAACAGAGAGCACAGCGTTCAGGTCAGGGTCAGGGTGGGCCCGCGCGTGGACACGTGGCCCATGGGGGCGCTTGGGCCGGCAGCCCCCCACCTCGGGCACCGTCAGAGTTTTTCACTAAGCGGAAGTCAATATAGTGTCAGAGGGAGGGCATGGGCTCCCTGCTCCATAGGGAATGGGCTCTGAGGAGAGACACTGGCTGCCCAGAGTGGGTCAGAGCCTCAACCCGCTTTCCCCATCGAGGGGACCTGTAGTGGCCTCTGACCAGCcgctccctccacccctcccactGTGGGGAGAGGGGTCCTGTTTAGTTACACCTGTACTTCCCACATTTTAAAAGATGGgaacttctccacatcctcctaGGTGCTGTTACACTCCCAGCTCCCCCTGGGGAAACCCTTCCTTATCCTATACgtctgtgcatgtatgtgtgtttgccgggggtgagggagggctgaatcttcttgtttctttgaattttgtGCCCCCCCCCACCTCGTCAGGACCCTCCCTCTCCAAGGGTTCACAGCCAAGCAGTGTCTGCATATAGCACACACCCATGAAGGGCCACTGCAGCAGGGCACAGCTCTGGACAGCCTTCCACTGCTGGTTCGTAACACCCCAGAAGGGCCAGGGCTGTGGACTGCAAGTCCACCAAGCTTTACCAAAAATGTGGGACCACCcagtttctaaaaaaaatttttggctgcaccccatAACATGTGGGACTTTagtcctctgaccagggatcgaacccctggtccctgccttggaaggcagtcttagccactggacttccAAGGAAGTCCTTGGGGCCCCCTTTCCAAAGAAACACTTTTAGCCACATAAAAATAAGCCTACAAATCATGGCCATGGCAGTAACGATGAAGGAAGATGACAAAATTGCTACTGAAGCCATGTGGCCCTTGAGATGTTTCACAAACACAAAAGTTAACTGTCGGAGGACCAGTTAAGAACACTTGCGCATGGCATGGCATCTCTGAAGCCCCACAATGCAATTGAAGAAGGACTACCTGCTCCAAAACACAATCAAGTCTGAGGTGTGGGTCTGACCCAGGGGTGAGCGGGGTGCCTTCGAGTGCCACTGAACAGATTCACTCCCTCGAGAGACTCTGAAGAAGAGTGGCCAGCCCCCTGAGGTGCAGCCCACTGACAGAACGGTGATCACTGATGAAGAATCAGGGCATGCTGCGGGCCGTGATTTTGAATTTGCAGGAATGATGTTAAATAGCCGCACTGGGTATCTGAGTTGGTTAAATGATTTGTTAGTGGTAAGACCACAGAATCACTGAAATGGGGATGGGTAAGGGCCCTCGAGTGCCTGTGTGAGTTGCTTTTCAGTGAGAACTGGAAGAGGTCTGACTTCTAAATGAACCTTGTTTCCTCTAACTTTTGTAGGATGTGGACCCAAGTTATGATAGTGGTTCACTAAACCTTGACGTATCCATTAAACTGAAAACGATCCGAGGCTGTACGACAAGACAGACCGCACTGTCTTGCGGACAGTGCAGCTCATTCTCATTCCCTTCTGAGAGCCTCCCGCTAGTGGTGGCTGACCGCATCGCAACTCTCATGAACTGCCCCCCTTCTTACCTCTGATGGCACAGAGGTAAGCTGACCCATCCTATCCTAGATCTGGGGGCCCTTCTGCAAACTCTCTCCTCTCTGGGGCTTCCTCCCTCTTCTTACCTCCCCTCTTTGCCCTTTCCTCTGTCTACCCCTGGAGGTCACAGTCACTCTCCTGCCTGGCCCTTCCTGCACTCATGTCTCCGTTTTCTTCTCCCCCGAGCTCTCTGGTTTTCCAGAGTTCACAGGTTAACTCCCTGAACCTGGCCATCTACACCCTCCACCAGATTAGCAGTGACACTGATTGCGCTATCTGACTTTCAAACTGGATCAAGCTCACTTCTGTCCACTTCCCCAGCTTTGCCTTTAAACCTGAAAAGCCAACGAAGGCAGGCCAGCTTGTGGGCCTCTCTGTTGTTCATGAGGTAGTAACACAGCTGATTTCAGAGTCCAGGTCACCAGCTCTACTCGTCTCTGCTCTACTACATCCTGGCAACTAGAACTGTTTTATGTGGAAAGGCTAAGGAAGGCGGGTAAACAGTCCACCTCTAGGACGGGGCTTTTCAACAGCAGAATTAATAATATTTAGACACCAAATGACCCCACAAGGAGGTAGACAAGAAAGGTTTGCCCTCGGGCtgctcatcaaaaagtctaaaacCTGTTTAAAACTCTGGAAGGAGAGAAGCCTTCCAGTGAGCTCAGGCTACATCTTTCTCCCCAGATATAGGATGCTCCTCCGTATTGCGGTCCGCTTGCCTGTCCTGAGGAACTGCAGGCTGCGGCGCCAGGCGCTGGGAGCTAGGAGCTGTGCCATCTTTTTTACTGCCATTAGAGACATACTCAGATGGAAACACATGGCTCCACACAGATAACCCTCTGAGGCGGGCAGGGGACACAGAGACAGGACATGATCAGCCCAGTGTGCAGCAGTTCCCGCAGCTGGGAGTGCCTGCCCAGGCTGCGAGCAACTGGATGTggcccgggtggccgtggcaggaAGAGCGCACCCTCCTGACCCACCTGAATCTCTGCGCCTGGTGGTGGACGGGGCCTCCGAACCGTCTAGCTGGCGAGTGGTACAGCTGGGAGAGCAGCGCCACGTTTTTGTTCTGGTTGGGATTGGCTGCGAACTTCACTGTAATGGGCTCGGAGGAACCTGGGGGTTTATGACCATTGAAACTGGTAATTGCCTCTTCTGCCTCCGACCGTTTGTCAAACCGGATAAACGCAACCCCTCTGGACAAACCTTTttaacaaaccaacaaaaatggagttagggggaaaaaaatgcaaggagttttaaaactgaaaagcaaaagtcAAGTCAGTCAGCCTACTGTGGTTTAAACTGGATGCTTGGCTAatgagagaaacaaaaattaaacctAAATATGGAAACatgaacaaattaaaacaaacaatgaCTAATAAAAGATTAAGGTTTCAAACTTTCTTCTGAGTTGAAGCAACAATGCATAGTCTCTGCACAATAAGACACTTTGGCACAACATCCCAGAGAGATGCCCCAGAcctcttttttaaaaggaagccATGTTTTATCCTCTGTCACTGAGGAGGCCAGGTGCCCACCACGGTGCTGGTGCACGGCATGCTGAGGGGTGGGCAGACAGTAAGGAATTCTCCCTTGCCCCAGGGTGCTCCCTCCCATGGCTTGCCGGCCATCCGGCCTCATACCCACGCCAGGCCTTCCCAGGTCACCTTCCCAGCTGGCCTGATCCAATCCCTGTTTGCTCAGTGCCTGACTCAGCCTCCTGAGTCCCCGAAGGGCGTGGAGTCTGAGTAACCCAGCTGCACCCTGGTGGCTCTTTCCTGCCACCAACACCTCACTCACCTCTTGGATATTCTAAGTTTTCTGGGAAGAGTCTGGCCTCACTTGATTCTGAGGGCCCTCGGCAGTGTTGACACTCACCCATAGACTCCCTGCCCTGGGTCCCTGGACGGAGCCTCCTGAAGGCAAGCCCCTGATTCTGCTGCTGCCCCAGCCCTTGAAGGAACAAGAACGTGGCTGCCTGAATCCCAGGCCCAACTGCTGAAGGCAGGGCCAGGTCAGCCTGGCCTGAGGGTGAGACCTGAACAAACCAGGTGGGAGTGGGCTCAGTCACCTTCTACCCTCCTTCTGCCCACATTCTGGGCCTGGGAGGAATGACAGGGGCTGGTCCCTTGAAAAAATGGAGGAATGAGGTAGGGCTGGGGTGAAGGAATGTGAAGCCATGAAGAAAACCAGCTCTTTCTGCTGGGGTCAAGGGTGGAGGTCGCAGCATGGAGGTGACAGCTGAGGCCATCTGGGGGAGCACCTTGGAGAGGAGGCTACCCTGGATGTTCTCGCTCTCCACGGCCAGTCACAGGCTGTCCTGAGGCCTTTACCAGGTGGTGAATGACAGTTATCAGAGCAGAAGAGCCCAGGGCCCTGGGCCACCGGCTAAGTGAGTGTAATGAACACCCCCAAGTCGGCTCCCATGTCCCACAGGATCCCATCGATAGTCCCCAGGATGGGCCCAGGG is a genomic window of Ovis canadensis isolate MfBH-ARS-UI-01 breed Bighorn chromosome 5, ARS-UI_OviCan_v2, whole genome shotgun sequence containing:
- the ELAVL1 gene encoding ELAV-like protein 1, yielding MSNGYEDHMAEDCRDDIGRTNLIVNYLPQNMTQDELRSLFSSIGEVESAKLIRDKVAGHSLGYGFVNYVTAKDAERAINTLNGLRLQSKTIKVSYARPSSEVIKDANLYISGLPRNMTQKDVEDMFSRFGRIINSRVLVDQTTGLSRGVAFIRFDKRSEAEEAITSFNGHKPPGSSEPITVKFAANPNQNKNVALLSQLYHSPARRFGGPVHHQAQRFRFSPMGVDHMSGLSGVNVPGNASSGWCIFIYNLGQDADEGILWQMFGPFGAVTNVKVIRDFNTNKCKGFGFVTMTNYEEAAMAIASLNGYRLGDKILQVSFKTNKSHK